Proteins encoded in a region of the Isoalcanivorax pacificus W11-5 genome:
- the yaaA gene encoding peroxide stress protein YaaA, producing MLIVVSPAKTLDYQSDIPRLRTTRPRMLEQSSELVAQLRHLDPPALASLMHVSDAIASLNVARFAEWSAEMPPEQARPALFAFKGDVYTGLDVSRFSRDDLQQAQQRLRILSGLYGLLRPLDMMRPYRLEMGTRFANHAGPDLYSFWDERITALLNKDLRAAGTDVLVNLASNEYFRAVRQKVLQARVVTPVFQDEKSGQYKVISFYAKKARGLMAAWILQQQIQQPEQLREFKVAGYRFHAAASDGDTLVFRRREADQ from the coding sequence ATGCTGATTGTAGTTTCGCCTGCCAAGACACTGGATTACCAATCCGATATTCCGCGCCTGCGCACCACCCGGCCCCGTATGCTCGAACAGAGCAGTGAACTGGTCGCCCAGCTCCGTCATCTCGACCCGCCGGCGCTGGCCAGCCTGATGCATGTCAGCGATGCCATCGCGTCATTGAACGTCGCGCGCTTTGCCGAATGGAGTGCGGAGATGCCCCCGGAGCAAGCACGCCCGGCGTTGTTTGCCTTCAAGGGCGATGTCTATACCGGCCTGGATGTGTCGCGCTTCAGCCGTGATGATCTGCAGCAGGCGCAGCAACGGTTGCGCATTCTTTCCGGGCTGTATGGGCTGCTGCGTCCGCTGGACATGATGCGACCTTACCGGCTGGAAATGGGCACACGGTTTGCCAACCATGCCGGTCCGGACCTGTACAGTTTCTGGGATGAGCGCATTACCGCGCTGTTGAACAAGGATTTGCGTGCCGCCGGCACCGATGTGCTGGTGAACCTGGCGTCGAATGAATATTTTCGTGCGGTGCGGCAGAAGGTATTGCAGGCCCGCGTTGTCACGCCGGTCTTTCAGGACGAGAAGAGTGGGCAGTACAAGGTGATCAGCTTCTACGCCAAGAAGGCACGCGGGCTGATGGCAGCCTGGATTCTGCAGCAGCAGATACAGCAGCCGGAACAATTACGTGAGTTCAAGGTGGCAGGTTACCGCTTTCATGCCGCCGCGTCCGACGGGGATACACTGGTGTTCCGTCGCCGGGAAGCGGATCAGTGA